From a region of the Bradyrhizobium sp. KBS0727 genome:
- a CDS encoding DUF3072 domain-containing protein, translating into MTYDRYPDRLQGPMSRGQASTLRSLSIEAYQPKQFSEDLTAEEAARRIDALRQEIELANSF; encoded by the coding sequence ATGACGTACGACCGCTATCCCGATCGCCTGCAGGGCCCGATGAGCCGCGGCCAGGCCTCTACCCTTCGGTCCCTTTCGATCGAGGCTTATCAGCCCAAGCAGTTTTCGGAGGATCTGACGGCCGAGGAAGCCGCCAGACGGATCGACGCCCTCCGGCAGGAAATCGAACTGGCAAACTCGTTCTGA
- a CDS encoding DUF805 domain-containing protein, with protein MNFAEAISSCFSKYVQFGGRASRSEYWYWTLFVIIATVVANVIDTTLGFGIVGTVVGLGLFLPGLAVSARRLHDIDRTFWWVLLAFTIIGTLVLIYWACQRGTAGPNRFGADPL; from the coding sequence ATGAATTTTGCAGAGGCGATTTCTTCGTGCTTTAGCAAGTACGTTCAATTTGGCGGCCGCGCGAGCCGGTCCGAATATTGGTACTGGACGCTCTTTGTCATTATCGCGACCGTTGTCGCGAATGTCATTGATACGACGCTCGGCTTTGGGATTGTTGGTACTGTTGTTGGACTGGGACTGTTTCTACCGGGCCTCGCCGTCAGCGCTCGCCGCCTCCACGATATCGACCGGACGTTCTGGTGGGTGCTGCTCGCGTTCACGATCATCGGTACGCTCGTGCTAATCTACTGGGCTTGCCAGCGCGGTACCGCCGGTCCCAATCGGTTCGGCGCTGATCCGCTCTGA
- a CDS encoding VOC family protein gives MRYLHTMLRVRNLDVAMKFYRDALGLKEVRRVDNDKGRFTLVFLCAAEDEGLFKAAPQNRGAPLVELTYNWDEEKYGEDRHFGHLAYEVDDIYATCDRLMKAGVTINRPPRDGNMAFVRSPDLHSIELLQKGEPKPPAEPWASMPNTGHW, from the coding sequence ATGCGTTATCTCCACACCATGCTGCGCGTCCGCAATCTCGATGTCGCGATGAAGTTCTACCGCGACGCGCTGGGGCTGAAGGAAGTGCGCCGGGTCGACAACGACAAGGGCCGCTTCACTTTGGTGTTTCTGTGCGCCGCCGAGGACGAGGGCCTGTTCAAGGCCGCTCCGCAGAACCGCGGCGCGCCGCTGGTTGAACTCACCTACAACTGGGACGAGGAGAAATACGGCGAGGACCGCCATTTCGGTCACCTCGCCTATGAGGTCGACGACATCTATGCAACCTGCGACCGACTGATGAAGGCCGGCGTCACCATCAACCGGCCGCCGCGCGACGGCAACATGGCATTCGTCCGCTCGCCGGATCTTCATTCCATCGAGCTGTTGCAGAAGGGCGAGCCGAAGCCGCCGGCCGAGCCGTGGGCGTCGATGCCGAACACCGGTCACTGGTAG
- a CDS encoding glutathione S-transferase family protein — MADNNKQQLTIWGRANSVNVQKVLWCLRELDLGYDRIDAGLHFGKNNEPPYLAMNPNGRVPTLVDGDFVLWESNSVMRYLCMAYGKDSGSGSPIYPKEPKVRASVDRWLDWTLSTLQPVDRPVFWALVRTPPEKRDMVAIQKDADAEAVVWRVVEAQLATRRFIEGDQFTIADIALGAYARRWLGVEGIIKPRLPNLERWFAQFVGRPGFVQFIAPPMT; from the coding sequence GTGGCTGACAACAACAAACAACAACTGACCATCTGGGGCCGGGCCAATTCGGTCAACGTTCAAAAAGTGCTGTGGTGCCTGCGCGAACTCGATCTCGGCTATGACCGGATCGATGCCGGTCTGCATTTCGGCAAGAACAACGAGCCGCCCTACCTGGCGATGAATCCGAACGGCCGGGTGCCGACGCTGGTCGACGGCGACTTCGTGCTGTGGGAATCCAATTCGGTGATGCGCTATCTGTGCATGGCCTATGGCAAAGACTCGGGCAGCGGTTCACCGATCTATCCGAAAGAGCCGAAAGTGCGTGCCAGTGTCGACCGATGGCTCGACTGGACGCTGTCGACGCTGCAGCCGGTCGATCGGCCGGTGTTTTGGGCGCTGGTGCGCACCCCGCCGGAAAAGCGCGACATGGTCGCGATCCAGAAGGATGCCGACGCCGAAGCCGTGGTGTGGCGGGTCGTCGAGGCGCAACTGGCGACACGGCGCTTCATCGAAGGCGATCAGTTCACGATCGCCGATATCGCGCTCGGCGCTTATGCGCGGCGCTGGCTCGGCGTCGAAGGCATCATCAAGCCCAGGCTGCCGAACCTGGAGCGCTGGTTCGCACAGTTCGTGGGCCGACCCGGTTTCGTCCAGTTCATCGCGCCGCCGATGACATAA
- a CDS encoding porin: MRKFLLAIVVTTLPALIARAEQPAFPKSGHTAKPSRLLPVKGATSSHSCAAFGAGFVKVEGTDTCVKIGGAVSAGASASMGAR; encoded by the coding sequence ATGCGCAAATTCCTGCTTGCGATCGTTGTCACGACATTGCCAGCCCTGATCGCACGGGCCGAACAGCCGGCTTTTCCAAAATCCGGACACACGGCCAAGCCGAGCAGGCTGCTGCCGGTGAAGGGCGCGACGTCGTCCCATTCCTGCGCGGCGTTCGGCGCCGGCTTCGTCAAGGTCGAAGGCACCGATACCTGCGTGAAGATCGGTGGCGCGGTCAGCGCAGGGGCGAGCGCCTCTATGGGCGCGCGCTGA
- a CDS encoding PilZ domain-containing protein encodes MAFGTKQRELRKSLHQAGWITLEGGFAARPCVVHDMSSTGAKITIEDPNSLPAKLRLAFSRDARTGRPCEVVWRRGKSVGVRFVR; translated from the coding sequence ATGGCCTTTGGCACCAAACAGCGCGAGTTGCGCAAATCGCTGCATCAGGCAGGCTGGATCACGCTCGAGGGTGGCTTTGCTGCGCGGCCGTGCGTGGTGCACGACATGTCCAGCACCGGTGCGAAGATCACGATCGAGGATCCCAACTCGCTACCGGCCAAATTGCGGCTGGCGTTTTCGCGCGATGCCCGAACCGGGCGGCCCTGCGAGGTGGTCTGGCGTCGCGGCAAATCCGTCGGTGTCAGGTTCGTCCGCTAG
- a CDS encoding C1 family peptidase yields MKRKPNAWYGCRRDTKDPRDHMMAPRAMRIPAAVDLRPHCPAVMDQGELGSCTAHGITGALRYEMIAAGRSDIALSRLQLYFDERTIEGTVASDAGAEIRDGIKSANKRGVGHETLWPYRIRKYRDRPSDAVYADARKFKALSYQRVEVNAAALRQAIAMGHTPVIGVTLFESFESDDVAKSGMVPMPAKHEATVGGHCMYVVGYGQRPGTFTVRNSWAADWGDKGDCYFPAAYLGSTLYGSDYWIVTGEG; encoded by the coding sequence ATGAAACGCAAACCCAATGCCTGGTACGGCTGCCGGCGTGACACCAAGGATCCGCGCGACCACATGATGGCGCCGCGGGCGATGCGGATTCCGGCCGCGGTCGACCTACGGCCGCATTGCCCGGCGGTGATGGACCAGGGCGAGCTCGGTTCTTGCACCGCGCACGGCATCACCGGCGCGCTGCGCTATGAAATGATCGCCGCCGGCCGCAGCGACATCGCGCTGTCGCGGCTGCAGCTCTATTTCGACGAGCGCACGATCGAGGGCACGGTGGCCTCCGACGCCGGCGCCGAGATCCGTGACGGCATCAAGTCGGCCAACAAGCGCGGCGTCGGCCATGAGACGCTGTGGCCGTACCGGATCAGGAAATACCGCGATCGGCCGTCGGACGCCGTCTATGCCGACGCCAGAAAGTTCAAGGCCTTGAGCTACCAGCGGGTCGAGGTCAACGCCGCGGCGCTGCGTCAGGCGATCGCGATGGGCCACACGCCGGTGATCGGCGTCACGCTGTTTGAGAGTTTCGAAAGCGACGATGTCGCCAAGTCCGGCATGGTGCCGATGCCGGCCAAGCACGAAGCGACGGTCGGCGGCCATTGCATGTATGTGGTCGGCTACGGCCAGCGGCCCGGCACCTTCACCGTGCGCAACTCCTGGGCGGCCGACTGGGGCGACAAGGGCGACTGCTACTTTCCGGCGGCCTATCTCGGCTCGACGCTGTACGGATCCGACTACTGGATTGTGACCGGCGAGGGCTGA
- a CDS encoding septal ring lytic transglycosylase RlpA family protein translates to MTGAGDYQCELNERLAAEQRDFVRFWLFIGLSVAAFLAVALWPAAAGAAESSGAAFSGLASYYGTESGSRTASGQRFNQNAMTAAHRSLPFGTRLRVTYRGQSVVVTVNDRGPFLRSRILDLSTGAARAIGLTGAGVGRVRAEVLP, encoded by the coding sequence ATGACCGGGGCCGGCGACTACCAGTGCGAGCTGAACGAACGGCTCGCGGCCGAGCAGCGTGATTTCGTGCGGTTCTGGCTTTTCATCGGGCTGTCGGTGGCGGCCTTCCTGGCCGTCGCACTGTGGCCGGCCGCGGCGGGCGCGGCGGAATCTTCCGGCGCTGCGTTTTCCGGTTTGGCCTCCTATTACGGCACCGAAAGCGGCAGCCGGACCGCGTCGGGACAGCGCTTCAACCAGAACGCCATGACGGCCGCGCACCGTTCGCTGCCGTTCGGCACCAGGCTGCGCGTCACCTATCGCGGGCAAAGCGTGGTCGTGACGGTCAACGATCGCGGACCGTTTCTGCGTAGCAGGATTCTGGATCTGTCGACCGGCGCGGCACGCGCGATCGGCCTGACCGGCGCCGGCGTCGGTCGCGTGCGGGCCGAGGTCTTGCCATGA
- a CDS encoding glycoside hydrolase family 25 protein, whose amino-acid sequence MAMTPRVIDISHHNTVKDFRATANAGVWGVIHKSSQGPGYRDPDYAARRRQALAAGMLWGAYHFNDGSDVAAQVDWFIKCAAPDSSTLMVLDFEDNPKSNMTAKQAVAFLRLLEQKLGRKGAIYSGNRLKETIGTLNAADRKYLLSHRLWLCQYGPRAVLPTGFAKYWLWQYTGDGVGQPPHNVPGVVAGNRGLDLNVYDRDRASLAAEWAGAGSAIASIMSVVAGDDGASSHASQAAADQADDAADDAGDAATSATEDAPTPAADDVAAEADLYAVKRRLKAMNYNPGVLNAEWGGMTAGAIAGFINDRGGSIAPPASFAAFIEVKDDLRSELARAEDEVPPFVRPVSEARASGDASTVATVAPEAVPAKRSFLKAAWAAVATFFTAVWTALSDKISAAWDFFTDHKDDLGDSSSWLSTVGGYLAEVPVSLWILLGAAGLAWIAYDARDSVNKITEQVKTGARQ is encoded by the coding sequence ATGGCCATGACGCCGCGCGTGATCGATATCTCGCACCACAACACGGTCAAGGATTTCCGCGCCACGGCCAACGCCGGGGTCTGGGGCGTGATCCACAAGTCGTCGCAGGGTCCCGGCTACCGCGACCCCGACTACGCGGCGCGGCGCAGGCAGGCGTTGGCCGCCGGCATGCTGTGGGGCGCCTATCATTTCAACGACGGGTCCGACGTCGCGGCACAGGTCGACTGGTTCATCAAATGCGCGGCGCCGGACAGCTCGACCCTGATGGTGCTGGATTTCGAGGACAATCCGAAGTCGAACATGACCGCGAAACAGGCGGTCGCCTTCCTGCGGCTGCTCGAGCAGAAACTTGGGCGCAAGGGCGCGATCTATTCCGGCAACCGGCTCAAGGAAACGATCGGAACGCTCAATGCGGCGGATCGGAAATATCTGCTGTCGCATCGGCTGTGGCTGTGCCAGTACGGCCCGCGCGCGGTGCTGCCGACGGGTTTTGCGAAATATTGGCTGTGGCAATATACCGGCGACGGTGTCGGCCAGCCGCCGCATAACGTGCCAGGCGTGGTCGCCGGAAACCGCGGCCTCGACCTCAACGTCTATGATCGCGATCGCGCCAGTCTCGCCGCCGAATGGGCCGGCGCCGGCAGCGCGATCGCGTCGATCATGTCGGTGGTGGCCGGCGACGACGGCGCCTCGTCGCACGCCAGTCAGGCCGCAGCCGACCAGGCCGATGACGCGGCAGACGATGCCGGCGACGCCGCAACGTCTGCGACGGAGGACGCGCCGACGCCTGCGGCGGATGATGTCGCTGCCGAGGCTGACCTCTATGCGGTCAAGCGGCGGCTCAAGGCGATGAACTACAATCCCGGCGTGCTCAACGCCGAGTGGGGCGGCATGACCGCCGGCGCGATCGCCGGGTTCATCAACGATCGCGGCGGGAGCATCGCGCCGCCGGCGTCGTTTGCCGCCTTCATTGAGGTCAAGGACGATCTGCGCAGCGAGCTCGCGCGCGCCGAGGACGAGGTGCCGCCATTCGTGCGGCCGGTCTCGGAGGCGCGCGCCAGCGGCGACGCCTCGACGGTGGCGACCGTGGCGCCGGAAGCGGTGCCGGCCAAGCGCAGCTTCCTGAAAGCGGCGTGGGCGGCGGTCGCGACCTTCTTCACTGCGGTCTGGACCGCGCTTTCCGACAAAATCTCGGCGGCCTGGGATTTCTTCACCGACCACAAGGACGATCTCGGCGATTCGTCCTCCTGGCTGTCGACCGTTGGAGGCTATCTCGCCGAGGTGCCGGTGTCGCTGTGGATCCTGCTCGGCGCCGCGGGCCTGGCCTGGATCGCTTACGACGCCCGCGACAGCGTCAACAAGATCACCGAGCAGGTCAAAACGGGAGCGCGACAATGA